The Oceanisphaera avium genome includes a region encoding these proteins:
- a CDS encoding ATP-binding protein codes for MSLNNAHEGYDYQDLISSYFILEEILNGNRESIFSIDKKHTKGDTPDRFDDLVITNGDKIQRKQIKYSNEQTSVRLTKDYLSADSHYKIALHKLYESWKALNTTHSEFRLCLAWDEPAEENLLKVLNLQPSNLSSFDSFSTKVFKIDINKLWEIEPENFNRWDSLKQYVKENNIDRDEFQTFCECLLIEVSLPKASLQFNSPNELEEILISQAARLGVGQYPNDDVNIIDFLVRLVKQVGNYRTSSAVVTTSDVLKDLRIKTDFGELQQKFEIDQSKNVKSDCKYSSFYNFAVSSKKVILSGEPGSGKSWFLTNLIDYLERNKTTVLRHYCFTSTEDEFIEKRVSSNTFFGNIISGIEKAFPMLTKVKNQIFAANLDELNLLLQNIEEPLVIIVDGLDHINRVLSSSISLSKEKTQILENISQINTPDNVTIILGSQPVDELNFLKNDFSYREHQLPAWNIQDTKELVIKHGITQVDCNDEDLITLIHEKSEGNPLYLTYILLTLENSKVVSNDLIHSLPLMISI; via the coding sequence TTGAGCTTAAATAATGCGCATGAAGGATATGATTACCAAGATCTGATATCTAGCTATTTCATACTAGAAGAGATACTCAACGGCAATCGAGAAAGCATATTCTCTATAGACAAGAAGCATACGAAAGGTGATACCCCGGATAGATTCGATGACTTAGTAATAACTAACGGGGATAAAATACAACGTAAGCAAATAAAATATAGTAATGAACAGACATCTGTCAGGCTAACCAAAGATTACCTTTCTGCCGATAGCCACTATAAGATAGCGTTACATAAGCTATATGAATCATGGAAAGCTCTTAACACTACTCATTCTGAATTTAGGTTATGTTTAGCTTGGGATGAGCCTGCTGAAGAAAACCTTCTAAAGGTATTAAACCTTCAGCCTTCAAATCTATCGTCGTTCGACTCATTTTCAACTAAAGTCTTTAAAATTGACATAAACAAACTTTGGGAAATTGAACCTGAGAATTTCAACCGTTGGGATAGCCTAAAACAATATGTAAAAGAAAATAATATTGATAGAGATGAGTTCCAAACCTTCTGTGAATGCCTCTTAATTGAAGTTAGCCTTCCAAAAGCCAGTTTACAATTTAACTCCCCTAATGAACTAGAAGAAATTTTAATCTCGCAAGCCGCGCGACTAGGGGTTGGGCAATATCCAAACGATGATGTTAACATCATTGATTTTTTAGTAAGACTTGTTAAACAGGTTGGAAATTATAGAACGAGTTCTGCTGTTGTAACAACTTCAGATGTATTAAAAGATCTACGCATTAAAACTGATTTTGGAGAACTTCAGCAAAAGTTTGAAATCGATCAGAGTAAAAACGTTAAGTCAGATTGTAAATATAGTTCATTCTATAATTTTGCTGTGAGTAGCAAGAAAGTAATATTGTCAGGTGAGCCAGGATCTGGTAAGTCATGGTTTCTAACCAATTTAATAGATTATTTAGAACGTAATAAAACAACTGTTCTTCGCCATTATTGCTTCACAAGTACTGAAGATGAATTTATAGAGAAAAGAGTCAGTTCTAACACATTTTTTGGAAATATAATAAGTGGTATAGAAAAAGCATTTCCAATGCTCACTAAAGTAAAAAATCAGATTTTTGCGGCTAACCTAGATGAATTAAACCTGCTTCTGCAAAATATAGAAGAGCCGCTAGTAATAATAGTTGATGGCTTAGACCATATTAATAGGGTTTTAAGTTCATCTATTAGCTTATCTAAAGAAAAAACCCAAATCCTAGAAAATATATCTCAGATAAACACTCCTGATAACGTAACAATAATATTAGGTTCTCAGCCAGTTGATGAGTTAAATTTCCTTAAAAATGATTTCAGTTATAGAGAACACCAATTGCCAGCCTGGAATATTCAGGATACTAAAGAGTTGGTAATAAAACATGGAATAACACAAGTAGATTGCAATGATGAAGATCTCATCACGTTAATTCATGAAAAGAGTGAGGGCAATCCACTTTATTTAACTTATATATTGTTAACACTAGAAAATAGCAAAGTAGTAAGTAATGATCTCATACATTCCCTCCCCCTTATGATTTCAATCTAA
- a CDS encoding HTH-like domain-containing protein — MKEHKFLAIRQALVRAPRNHCMAEAHLQMIKYADDLKNITAKEFCEEV, encoded by the coding sequence ATGAAAGAGCATAAATTTCTGGCAATTCGCCAGGCTCTGGTTCGAGCTCCCCGCAACCATTGTATGGCTGAGGCGCATCTGCAAATGATTAAATACGCTGACGATCTTAAAAATATTACAGCGAAAGAGTTTTGCGAAGAGGTTTAA
- a CDS encoding DUF2868 domain-containing protein, which yields MTDSAVDPNSRLHTLWLCEAVRLREEHTGLLEDNEACRKARAIKGSLAERLQVRGLFLAKRDGLTTALQHWLQGAKLAFWLLMVSAIISGVVLANTALSGNAEAINIFWALSGLIGLNLLSLLAWCGSLLFTKQTSSPLSHAWLWLSNKLARDAKTVQLAPALLVLLQRHKLLRWSLGRILNGWWLLTLTTALLSLIALLATRRYGFVWESTIVASDSFIFLVNTLGQPGAWLGFGLPNQELIQNSGLQALTDEQARQVWASWLLGMLFIYGVLPRLVCSLLCEWRWRTGIKQLEFSAEDPVWQPLHERVQPSSERLGVIDKAPTTLPSSQAGAYSSGHNAVLVGIELADSISWPPSQLATTVSVGKTQILDAGVIDSREQRRHILEQLTTQPPARLLIVCNPQRSPDRGTLHLIAELSRTAVATQVWLLDVAAPDERLSVWQEKLDELKLAHSRTAPWDWLQGEQDKEYEDPGHD from the coding sequence GTGACTGACTCTGCTGTTGACCCTAATTCACGCCTACACACCCTCTGGCTCTGCGAAGCGGTGCGCCTGCGCGAAGAGCACACCGGCCTATTAGAAGATAATGAGGCCTGTCGCAAGGCGCGGGCCATAAAAGGTTCGCTTGCCGAACGCTTGCAAGTGCGCGGCTTATTTTTAGCGAAGCGCGATGGTTTAACAACGGCACTGCAGCACTGGCTACAAGGGGCTAAATTGGCCTTCTGGCTCTTAATGGTTAGCGCCATTATCTCGGGTGTAGTACTCGCTAACACCGCCCTGAGCGGCAATGCAGAAGCCATTAATATCTTTTGGGCATTATCGGGCTTAATTGGTTTAAACCTGCTGAGCCTCTTAGCCTGGTGCGGTAGTTTATTGTTCACTAAACAAACCAGCTCGCCCCTTAGCCATGCTTGGCTGTGGCTCAGTAATAAATTAGCTCGTGATGCTAAGACGGTACAGTTAGCACCCGCACTATTAGTGTTATTACAACGCCATAAGCTGCTGCGCTGGAGTTTAGGACGCATCTTAAATGGCTGGTGGCTGCTCACCTTAACCACCGCCCTACTGAGCTTAATTGCCCTGCTCGCCACTCGCCGCTACGGCTTTGTGTGGGAGTCCACCATAGTGGCCAGTGATAGCTTTATTTTTTTGGTGAATACCTTAGGCCAGCCCGGCGCTTGGCTCGGTTTTGGTTTGCCAAATCAAGAGCTCATCCAAAATAGCGGCCTGCAAGCTTTAACCGATGAGCAAGCACGGCAAGTGTGGGCCAGCTGGTTATTGGGTATGTTATTCATTTATGGCGTACTGCCACGGTTAGTATGCAGCTTATTATGCGAATGGCGCTGGCGCACTGGCATTAAGCAGCTTGAATTTAGTGCCGAGGATCCGGTGTGGCAGCCCTTACATGAGCGAGTACAACCTAGCAGCGAGCGCTTAGGGGTGATAGATAAAGCGCCAACAACGCTGCCTAGTAGCCAAGCCGGCGCATACAGCTCGGGCCATAATGCCGTGCTAGTGGGGATTGAATTAGCAGACAGCATCAGCTGGCCACCGTCGCAGTTAGCCACCACAGTAAGCGTAGGCAAGACACAAATTCTCGATGCAGGCGTTATTGATAGCCGCGAGCAACGCCGCCATATTTTAGAGCAACTGACGACTCAGCCGCCGGCTCGGTTATTAATTGTTTGTAATCCACAGCGTTCGCCAGATCGCGGCACCTTACATTTAATTGCCGAGCTCTCACGTACTGCCGTTGCCACTCAAGTATGGTTATTAGATGTGGCCGCTCCTGATGAGCGACTCAGTGTGTGGCAAGAAAAGTTAGATGAACTCAAGCTAGCTCATAGCCGCACTGCCCCTTGGGACTGGCTCCAAGGGGAGCAAGATAAAGAATATGAGGACCCTGGTCATGACTGA
- a CDS encoding DEAD/DEAH box helicase, protein MTKQENIVRYWHAIELLQPQSAPKLKKRSSPYGAFIHDTPIGQTIPPWSAASIVSRQHLPKRRVWSHTLFAHIYDSRRVAEQLKEVYGADQGYREPQYRESALFAAKFTMAGQLVDDSFVLSSEAWFLGRVLAGQDWTCGFEDDQRAIGDKAKVLFEGQVSGDALRELTRWILQYLGLAGFFGDTDGQVFRFRSQPVNPNKPESEDDPLNSFLLDDLAAVANSIGNDRKSEPLDHYLRQHDTRHRLHVDDDGASLSLIDRLMPDAYAMSCWPSERHLGLVHSQQLAVNTILATLGNAQGLLGINGPPGTGKTTLLRDLIAAIVTGRADALSKLRRASDGFVSNGREAANDGGKQQACFKLNPALYGFEIVVASSNNGAVENVTLELPQRDKIDESWLPEAEYFAELGELVSGKPAWGLISGALGSKARRTKFVERYFYGQRPFGSDNKADSEAEDEAELDDEFGDTLNVMFSTPSTEEENPGTNEDHAGAPAEQEDGPKGFLGWLNACAEVNKARSPEQRQDLWQQAIAEYEAAKTEVRKAHAATNRIRELIQARCKTIKQVEDQSEALRALEKKLEDAVNQLYRLDAEESRPASLTLKHCLDALEEHQARKPGFWAKIFSLWGVQRDWDAKRKRLEGQHDLAKADFSRIVRLTKQLDASRESLEKQTANTRRELQCLRDQFQAHTQDAINVARDGQADHLLAWLQNGAIGRGDAIELAEPWCIDGWRQARARVFIQALKLHRVFFELEASRMRSNLFLINGMLTGTRYQGFSRDAIRSAWASLFMVVPVLSSTFASFARSFGSLGAGEIGWLLVDEAGQAAPQAAVGALWRSRRALMVGDPLQLKPIVTVSDAVLEHMRTRYQVDTHWLPNRQSAQTLADEATSWGRMAGPTDGKTWVGLPLVVHRRCDKPMHALANRIAYDGAMVYGTLAPRHDKETPASLPTGWIQASGKSQGNWVPADGKALQELLALLYQDGVEAKDISVITPFKAVQENLKRMLRDKMVSGTIHTMQGKEASIVIMVLGGNTEGSGARNWAVSEPNLLNVAATRAKRRFYVIGDRDDWKHRALFCDVMDLLPLQTIPVREQEKVLFTR, encoded by the coding sequence TTGACTAAGCAAGAGAACATTGTCCGTTATTGGCATGCCATTGAGTTACTGCAGCCGCAATCCGCCCCCAAGTTGAAGAAGCGCAGCAGCCCCTACGGTGCGTTCATTCACGACACACCTATTGGGCAAACTATCCCGCCATGGTCGGCAGCCAGTATTGTTTCAAGGCAGCATTTGCCCAAGCGGCGCGTCTGGAGCCACACGCTCTTTGCCCATATCTATGACAGTCGGCGTGTTGCTGAACAGCTCAAGGAGGTTTATGGCGCTGACCAGGGCTATCGAGAACCGCAGTATCGAGAATCAGCACTTTTCGCTGCGAAATTCACCATGGCGGGCCAGTTGGTCGATGACAGTTTCGTTCTATCCAGTGAGGCATGGTTTCTGGGGCGTGTGTTGGCGGGGCAGGATTGGACCTGTGGTTTCGAGGATGATCAAAGGGCTATCGGCGATAAGGCAAAGGTGCTGTTCGAGGGGCAGGTATCCGGCGACGCGCTGCGTGAGCTGACCCGCTGGATTCTCCAATACCTCGGCCTAGCGGGTTTCTTTGGCGACACTGATGGCCAGGTATTTCGTTTCCGCTCTCAGCCCGTCAATCCCAATAAGCCTGAATCGGAAGACGACCCGCTCAATAGCTTCCTGCTCGACGATCTTGCTGCCGTCGCCAACAGCATCGGTAACGACCGGAAAAGCGAACCGCTGGATCACTATCTACGCCAACACGATACTCGTCATCGTCTGCATGTAGACGATGACGGCGCATCGCTGTCGCTGATCGATCGCCTGATGCCCGACGCCTATGCTATGAGCTGCTGGCCTTCGGAGCGGCATTTGGGACTGGTACATTCCCAACAACTAGCCGTCAATACGATCCTAGCCACACTTGGCAATGCCCAAGGGCTGTTAGGTATCAACGGCCCCCCTGGCACAGGCAAAACGACACTGCTGCGCGACTTGATTGCCGCCATTGTGACCGGCCGGGCAGATGCGCTCTCCAAGCTACGCCGCGCCTCCGATGGGTTCGTCAGTAACGGGCGCGAAGCGGCCAACGACGGCGGCAAGCAACAGGCTTGCTTCAAACTCAATCCAGCACTGTATGGTTTCGAGATCGTCGTGGCGTCGTCCAATAATGGCGCTGTGGAAAACGTCACGCTCGAATTACCCCAGCGCGACAAGATCGACGAGAGCTGGCTGCCCGAGGCGGAGTATTTTGCCGAGCTGGGCGAACTGGTGAGTGGGAAACCTGCGTGGGGATTGATTTCAGGTGCGTTGGGCAGCAAGGCGAGGCGAACCAAGTTCGTGGAGCGCTACTTCTATGGTCAGCGCCCGTTCGGCAGCGACAACAAGGCGGACTCAGAAGCCGAAGATGAAGCTGAGTTAGACGATGAATTTGGCGACACTTTGAACGTCATGTTTTCTACGCCCTCCACGGAGGAAGAAAATCCTGGTACAAACGAAGACCACGCAGGCGCACCGGCAGAACAGGAAGATGGACCGAAAGGCTTTCTCGGATGGCTCAATGCATGCGCAGAGGTCAACAAGGCACGCTCTCCGGAACAACGCCAAGATTTGTGGCAGCAAGCCATCGCCGAGTACGAGGCCGCCAAAACAGAGGTGCGCAAGGCGCATGCCGCTACCAATCGCATCCGCGAGCTGATCCAAGCCCGCTGCAAGACAATAAAGCAGGTCGAGGATCAATCTGAAGCGCTACGCGCTCTCGAAAAGAAGCTAGAAGATGCGGTCAATCAACTCTATCGCCTGGATGCCGAAGAGAGCCGCCCTGCCAGCCTGACGCTCAAGCACTGCTTGGATGCACTTGAAGAACATCAAGCGCGCAAGCCGGGATTTTGGGCAAAAATTTTCAGTTTATGGGGTGTGCAGCGAGACTGGGATGCCAAGCGGAAACGGCTCGAAGGCCAGCACGACTTGGCAAAAGCCGACTTCAGCCGGATAGTACGCCTCACCAAGCAGTTGGATGCCTCGCGGGAGAGTCTAGAAAAGCAGACCGCCAATACTCGACGTGAGCTTCAGTGCTTGCGTGATCAATTCCAAGCGCACACTCAAGATGCTATCAACGTGGCAAGGGACGGCCAAGCCGATCACCTGCTTGCCTGGCTACAAAATGGCGCTATCGGTCGCGGCGATGCCATCGAACTAGCCGAGCCTTGGTGTATTGATGGCTGGCGCCAAGCTCGCGCTCGTGTCTTCATTCAGGCACTCAAACTTCATCGTGTGTTCTTTGAGTTGGAAGCATCCCGAATGCGCTCCAATCTGTTCCTCATCAATGGAATGTTGACAGGCACCCGCTACCAAGGCTTTTCGCGTGACGCCATTCGTTCGGCCTGGGCGTCGCTGTTCATGGTCGTGCCGGTATTAAGTAGCACCTTCGCATCGTTTGCGCGCTCATTCGGCTCGTTGGGGGCCGGCGAGATTGGTTGGCTGCTGGTGGACGAGGCAGGCCAGGCCGCACCCCAGGCAGCGGTCGGCGCATTATGGCGCTCCCGGCGTGCATTGATGGTGGGCGATCCTCTGCAACTCAAGCCGATCGTCACCGTCTCCGACGCCGTGCTCGAACACATGCGCACGCGCTACCAGGTCGATACCCATTGGCTCCCCAATCGACAATCCGCACAGACGCTCGCCGATGAAGCCACCAGTTGGGGACGCATGGCGGGACCTACTGACGGCAAGACCTGGGTAGGTTTGCCTCTGGTCGTGCACCGCCGCTGCGACAAACCTATGCACGCTCTGGCTAACCGCATTGCCTATGACGGAGCAATGGTGTATGGAACGCTTGCACCGCGGCATGATAAAGAAACGCCAGCCAGTCTCCCGACAGGATGGATTCAAGCCAGCGGGAAGTCACAAGGCAACTGGGTACCTGCTGATGGCAAAGCTCTTCAGGAACTGCTTGCACTACTGTATCAGGATGGCGTGGAGGCTAAAGATATTTCGGTCATCACGCCCTTTAAAGCCGTCCAAGAAAATCTCAAGCGCATGCTCCGTGACAAGATGGTGTCTGGCACGATCCATACCATGCAGGGTAAGGAAGCATCCATCGTCATCATGGTGCTGGGTGGCAATACTGAGGGCTCAGGAGCCCGTAACTGGGCGGTCTCGGAGCCGAATCTCTTGAACGTGGCGGCAACACGAGCCAAACGGCGCTTCTACGTGATTGGTGATAGAGACGATTGGAAGCACAGAGCGTTGTTCTGTGACGTCATGGACTTGCTGCCATTGCAGACCATTCCTGTGCGAGAACAGGAAAAAGTGCTATTCACTCGATAG
- a CDS encoding IS3 family transposase (programmed frameshift), protein MTTRPKRNFTPEFRLEAAQLVIDQNYTVRQAAEAMSVGYSTMDTWARQLRKERNGETSKATPMTPDQLRIRELEKRIREIEMEKDILKKGYRSLDVRLPEQFSLIEKLKTSYPVSKLCQVFGVHRSSFKYWQQRSQKPVCAKHIEEIAKVKELFRESGKSAGARSIAQMATTQAVPLSRYRAGRLMKKLGLVSCQIREHRYKKASNEHVETPNELARQFNVEVPNGVWCGDVTYIWSGNRWAYLAVVLDLFARKPIGWAISLSPDSKLTSSALKMAYESRGRPKGVMFHSDQGCHYTSRQFRQTLWQCQIKPSMSRRGNCWDNAPMERFFRSLKVEWVPTYGYQSLSEAQHHIVKYLIGYYSQLRPHQHNGGISPNQAEVDYWINYKSVATFT, encoded by the exons ATGACAACAAGACCAAAACGTAATTTTACTCCTGAATTCCGACTCGAAGCGGCACAGTTAGTGATCGACCAGAACTATACGGTTCGTCAGGCGGCTGAGGCGATGAGTGTCGGCTATTCAACGATGGATACATGGGCTCGCCAGCTGCGCAAAGAGCGCAACGGTGAGACATCAAAAGCCACACCCATGACGCCCGATCAACTCAGAATTCGTGAACTGGAAAAGCGTATTCGTGAAATTGAGATGGAGAAAGACATCCTAAAAAAGG GCTACCGCTCTCTTGATGTCCGACTCCCTGAACAGTTCTCGCTAATTGAGAAACTCAAGACGAGCTATCCAGTCAGCAAACTATGCCAAGTGTTTGGTGTCCATCGCAGCAGCTTTAAATATTGGCAACAACGTTCACAAAAGCCAGTATGCGCCAAACATATTGAAGAAATAGCGAAGGTTAAAGAACTGTTTCGGGAAAGCGGAAAGTCGGCAGGCGCACGAAGTATTGCCCAAATGGCCACGACCCAAGCTGTTCCCTTAAGCCGCTATCGCGCAGGTCGTCTGATGAAAAAGCTCGGGTTGGTGAGTTGTCAGATCCGGGAGCACAGATATAAGAAAGCGAGCAATGAACATGTTGAAACCCCTAATGAGCTAGCTCGGCAGTTTAATGTTGAAGTTCCTAATGGTGTCTGGTGCGGTGACGTGACTTATATCTGGTCGGGCAATCGCTGGGCTTATTTAGCCGTGGTGCTGGACCTATTTGCTCGTAAACCTATTGGCTGGGCGATATCGCTCTCGCCGGATAGCAAGCTGACCAGTAGCGCATTGAAAATGGCTTATGAAAGTCGGGGGCGGCCTAAAGGTGTGATGTTTCATAGTGATCAGGGCTGTCATTACACAAGCCGACAGTTTCGGCAGACGTTGTGGCAGTGCCAAATAAAACCGAGCATGAGTCGACGTGGAAACTGCTGGGACAATGCTCCCATGGAGCGTTTCTTTAGAAGCTTAAAAGTTGAATGGGTGCCGACTTATGGCTATCAGTCATTATCTGAAGCACAGCATCACATCGTGAAATATTTAATCGGTTATTACAGTCAATTGAGACCCCATCAGCACAATGGTGGTATCAGTCCAAATCAGGCTGAAGTAGATTACTGGATTAACTATAAATCGGTGGCCACTTTTACTTGA